The Coffea arabica cultivar ET-39 chromosome 8e, Coffea Arabica ET-39 HiFi, whole genome shotgun sequence genome window below encodes:
- the LOC140012772 gene encoding zinc finger BED domain-containing protein RICESLEEPER 1-like → MVLIDYAFPIIYGSEAAPIYIAEIKEVLNDLYNEYVSSFTPCSAEDVQLPKCRKAEISHACSSTSIVVEEIGKNVLTGKAKFEMHLSSQEEMPPEESELDIYLSEKRYSGATSANLDVLSWWRQERWRFRVLSKLAADILAIPVTTVASESTFSAGGRVIDDRRASMSVDTVQMLLCANNWVRNLHGLSKSHLKESSIVDDFKLYEEVILPD, encoded by the exons ATGGTACTCATTGACTATGCCTTTCCAATTATTTATGGTAGCGAAGCAGCTCCCATATACATTGCTGAAATAAAAGAGGTTTTGAATGACCTTTATAATGAGTATGTTTCTTCATTCACTCCATGTTCTGCTGAGGATGTGCAGTTgccaaaatgcagaaaagctgAAATTAGTCATGCTTGTAGTTCAACTTCTATCGTGGtagaagaaattggaaaaaatgtGTTAACTGGAAAAGCTAAGTTTGAAATGCATTTGAGTAGCCAAGAAGAAATGCCACCAGAAGAATCTGAATTAGATATTTATTTGAGTGAAAAGAGATACAGTGGTGCTACGAGTGCAAATTTAGATGTCTTGAGTTGGTGGAGACAGGAAAGATGGAGATTTCGGGTGCTGTCAAAATTGGCTGCTGACATATTAGCTATTCCAGTTACTACTGTAGCTTCGGAGTCTACTTTTAGCGCTGGTGGGAGAGTCATTGATGATCGTCGTGCTTCCATGTCTGTTGACACAGTACAAATGTTACTTTGCGCTAATAATTGGGTTCGAAATTTGCATGGCCTTTCAAAAAGTCATTTAAAG GAATCATCAATTGTTGATGACTTCAAGTTATATGAAGAAGTTAT